In Terriglobales bacterium, a single genomic region encodes these proteins:
- a CDS encoding cell division protein ZapA has translation MANPPSNSVRVEIFDQAYNLRGTDPEYIHKLADYVDEKMRVVAEQTATVDSLRLAVLAALNIADEYHILKRKYDSLAGDFNQRASHLSDALDEALGEPSRRAG, from the coding sequence GTGGCCAACCCACCCAGCAACAGCGTCCGCGTCGAGATCTTCGATCAAGCTTACAATCTCCGAGGCACCGATCCCGAGTACATCCACAAGCTCGCCGACTACGTGGACGAGAAGATGCGGGTGGTGGCGGAACAGACCGCGACTGTGGACTCGCTGCGGCTGGCGGTGCTGGCGGCGCTCAACATCGCCGACGAATACCACATCCTGAAGCGCAAGTACGACTCGCTGGCGGGGGATTTCAACCAGCGGGCCAGCCACCTCTCCGACGCGCTGGACGAGGCGCTGGGCGAGCCCAGCCGGCGCGCGGGATAG